The Papaver somniferum cultivar HN1 chromosome 6, ASM357369v1, whole genome shotgun sequence genome segment tttggttttatatgctttaattaccagcaattaaatgcatatctctagagaataaaaactagtaatgtgcatttactaattggagattttctattgagagatttcagaaattttggacaaacatttattggaattaggaaaaccgaatcttgccattcattgcatatcttgagaatattttcagttttggaaattccttgatgtccaaacatccttggtctataaatacataagtttacacttctagcaaactatcttaagagccagATAAacatcatttcttgttgtttctggtggagccgtctattcggagagaaaagtatcctaattaggtgaaatctcttacgactgctcgtttaaatacttctgcgggatcaagaatctctacgagtaccgttggtgggaaactagataattgcagtgttattagttttcgactgattttattgactaacggttgttgaaactttgattccacctagtttgcttattattgagaatcttctcttctgatataagattcactcaaactagatcaaagtatcgacaggatctttagaactgttgttagatccaaAGACATCTTGtgttaatccattgttaacagacttcgttctgtgtgtgattgatcacaagatattcaaggggtgttgtgcaggttattatttaagattaaagaagatttgaatatgaaaaagatttcttattgattTTTGTATCTTTGTGTGTGAACAAGCCTTGAtcagttgggatccaactagaatcagatttattcgattgattagttgcgtgagatcgacttCACTTTACagtttcttgttggaatctatattgattgattgtgaatctaaacttaactgcttttgtagttatttgatagattgatctaaccaggcaaaggagtttattaaattAAACAGAAGGGCCTTTGGGTATGACTTgggatatctttatcttgaaagaatcaattgagttgttaccaaacagatttgttgttcctttactgtttggaatacgatccaaatgaatTGTACCAGTGTGTGACTCATCGAAGTCAGAGACGCGGGAATTCTTAGGAAActgagtgaactaggggtagttgcttggtctcaactatacgaagttggtgtagattgtgtacaacggcttaattctgagagtattcaattctggactaggtcccggggtttttctgcattttcagtttcctcgttaacaaaggagaactctagcaacttggaaacataatccccaaacctcctatgcgatactagttgtgactagagtagattctcctttaaccttaggttttccacgaaaccctgtaagttaacgacttgaagacttcattgggattgtgaagccagacccaactattttctctgtagttgtgtgttctgatctttccttgttctatcgtattgagtaatatcttctctaatatttgctcgagattgattctccgatatccaagataaaaagtagtcacaaacatcttcgtctcgtcgtttgtgattccacaatatcttgtttcgctaccatacgattaagattattgtgaggtgattgataatactaggctattcttcgggaatataagtccggtttatcaattggttcctgtgcaccttgatttatcaaaaggcgaaacaaaactcgtaggtatttctgtgggagacatatttatctattccaatggacttttctgtgtgagacagatttgtttatcaagtcttcgactttgggtcatagcaattgttcattgtgggtgagatcagctaagggaatcaagtgcgtagaatcctgttggggttcagagacataaggagtgcaactgttccttggtcagtgtgagattgattagggctcaactacattccagtctgaagttcattggtagtaggcgagcatctgtagcggcttaatacattgtggtgttaaaagctgaactaggtcccgggatttttctgcatttgcggttttcctcgttaacaaaattctggtgtctgtgttatttcttttccgcattatatttgttatataatagaaataccacaggttgtgcgttgaatcgatcaattggtaaatccaacctttggttgttgattgaaattgattaatccttgaacattggtctttggtaccgttcaagttatttctcttattcaattgggctcgcaaattcctatttgctgattgcagattgaattgagaaatgaagatataaactctttgatatacttttctctagattgagtctgaatgtctagttgattctcttgaaagtatattggagtttgtctattcagattgccgaacgaaatattgggtgtggttgttagaccccctctttttcaattggtattagagtaggaaaacacgctaagacctcataagtctgcgTTTGAAGCAATCTAATTTTTATGGAAAAGTTTATCTCTAATAAGTACCTGTTCATAAATTACcaaatgattttcaaagcttggattcacctgagagaactgtcacatctaggtcagtatctaaacattctcttaatgtagaacctgttgaagtctgggaaatacgcctagaagaacagttgggtgAACTTTCGGATGAagatgattcagatattgataaagatgttgatgaggaagtctcggagtatgttaaggttttgaattcattggaaaataataaattgacaacttctcatgtcacacctcttctgactcatatctatcgagaaaacaagaaattgagaagatgttacgcaggtgtttatgtttcaaatcgttctaacgaatcaatcctcaaggattctgaggaaaacctgtgtataaagtcacttgaatgtgataatttttatcaaaagtattttttgttggaatagaaacttgcagaatttgaagcaaggattaactcccaacaaacaagttttgatgacagagaaagcgcttatctcgctcgagaaaagcgccttgaggctgatttaactactgctcttgataaactcaggatgttggaagatgacttgaaaaagttcaatactagttcaaacaaattaatcacaatgctgggagcaagtaaaaatcatcgtgatacacgaggattgggatataagggaatagatgctccaagtattatgcaaagaggtaaaatttgtcaaggctagtgattcttctcaacaaaaggtttccactgatggaaaaagtgaaataccttcactggCAGTTAAGGTttgaaagagaaaagtatatcaacctccaaagtcagcacacacggatcgaggtaagaacattccttatgtttgccactattgcggaaataaaggtcacctgcaaaggagatgttgtttccgtataaggaatgagaaacttcatgatgttcttgtttgggcatcacaagaagttgtgaaaccaagatcacatgttaagactaatccccttaacgttataggttgtaactttccaacctttaggcaaaggaatcagtgttgtgataaacctagatttgcctataaacatcatacgaatccttttcactcaaaaggataacttcgtaaagacgaagacaagatctgatgatCCCAATTGGAAAAAGATTAACTtgaaaaagaatagtcaatctaattctcttccgagaactCCAGAAGAGAGTAAGGGGAAGAAGGGTCAGGTTGTTTCTAAACACAcccagaagtggataccaaagaaagttaaTGATGCTTTGAAtgtgaaaatgaatgatctcccagaaaattccatgactatggagaaggcagtatccatgatgttgtaacttaaatttttttttggaaagatggatttggatgtgaaaggttctaaaagcgatttctttcatgacaatccaaaagtgaaacggaATAATACAAAAACTATTGATGGTGAAAAGTCCATAGTTGCGGAAAAGTTTGTTTCAGTCACttatggtgagcaagactttgtttgATTGTGTTGtatgtgcatcctcaccaaggaatgtcatgctatgtatacggtgagggaagcacgagaattgggcaCACATATTGTGtcaggtatgattttgaatctttggtaaTGTCGTAGAAtttgattggattcttctaaaaaggtgtgtctataaacttgagaaatatttgttttattttcttagagtacttataatgatccatgtaccttgcttatcgttcagttctacctaacttgatctgtgtttaaggttcttaaatgtttaggtttgagaatagtagttcgggatgtttggacttcatggtacacataccaggtatgcataccatcatttaaaatcaaaatccagggattttagtacgcaaacccgtttgcatacttctcCAAGTaacaaaaattcgtttgcaaaccggtatgcatactggcatgtagacgtcgattttcggtaaacttgttttggccgtaacttcttcgtccgaactcggaatgacctcattatttttgcattctcttcctatttgaattatcttcaaaatgatgATGAGAAGtcatgaatttggatgagttaagaatgGTCTTTGTCCCGACtcatgtttttgagtgttttgctccgtttcatcgcacttgttccacttcttggatcacttgggcacttggattcttggagtacttctcttctaaactcatttgtagtttttggaagatgattttgcagtattaatccttatggttttatatattgaaacttgttatgggatatgtgtgtttgcgtccgtgaactatgattgtcccatatatgctcaaaagttaagtctatcttATGTCTTTATgaaattattgataaaagatagaatggacttttgacaacaaaagttaagcctattatgtcattatgcaaatatttatggaagataggatgaactttttgaaaaagtgtgggtacaacaaccacacccaatatttctcttagcaatctgtatggacaaactccaatatactttcaagagaatcaactaggctcaatcttaataaagtatatcaaagagttatatctttgtttcttgattcaattctttctcaagcaaatcgaaatctgcgagtctaattgaatacaagagaaatcacttgaacggtaccagagaccaatgttcaagtatcaatcaatttcaatcaacaactaaaggtcggatttccaattgattgattcaaaagcacaacctgtaatatttcaattatataacaaaatatgatgcggaatagaaataacacagacaccagaattttgttaacgaggaaaccgcaaatgcagaaaaaccccgggacctagtccagattgaacacacattgtattaagccgctacagacactagcctactacaaattaacttcggtctggactgtagttgaaccccaatcaatctcacactggtccaaggtacagttgcgctcctttcgtctctgatcccagcaggatgctacgcacttgattcccttagctgatctcacccacaactaagagttgctacgactcaaagtcgaagactttaataaacaaatctgtatcacacagaaaagtctgcaggaatagataaatctgtctcccacataaatacctacaagtttttgttctgtatgttgataaatcaaggtgaacatgaaccaattgataaaccggacttatattcccgaagaacaacctagtattatcaatcacctcacaataatcttaatcgacgctgcgaaagaagatgttgtggaatcacatacgatgagacaaagatgtttgtgattacttttatatcttgcatatcggaaatatgaatctcaatccaatcgttaggattgtactcaaaacgacagaagatgcaagatcagatcacacaactacgagaaagtagtatcggtctggcttcacaatcctaatgaagtctttaaatcgtcaacctggttttcaagaagaaacctaaggttaaaggagaatcgactctagataatataactagtatcacacaggaggtgtgggtattagctttcccagttgctagagttctcccttatatagtctttcaaatcagggtttgcaatcaatgttagcttggtaacaaagcattcaatattcactgttagataaaaacctgattagattcaagataatatctttcaaccgttggatcgaaaacttagattgttacacacaaatgaaatgcacgattttaggtttgtgtaaccgtacccaaacatgtacatttgttggttcaacaatagttaaccaaatggttagccatatgagcactttcatattaaccatattcttcttcaccataactagttcaaatgactcaattgaactagttagagagttgttcaattgtaaggaaatcttatgtaactacacaagacacaatcgaagcaaaaatgatttgattcactcgattcggttcatgaactttatagccacggtttgcatttagcattccttagttaatataaataagttcacaaacaataatctttagatataaccaacttaagttcgcagacttagttcgcggacttaagttcccggaaggagttctcaaactccagcagattttctcggatcgagaacttccgccagctcgcggactgagttcacgtctcttgttccggttctcttgatcaacaaagttcgccaacttcggttcaaggaaaaaggacttatacatatatgtgtttccacataatgcttatatccaacattggttatataatctaaactctcatttcaatcattaaaacattcgtaggacgttatatagttgttattcacaaaccatttttcgtcaaggcaattttcaaagtgattgaaacatatcatgactttcgtcactaggtaaagatgaacttggccaaagcgaaagtttaccaacatacatttcaagaaatagataggagatagagtagatagacttttgagtgatagataagttcaagtctccacatatattttagtcgatgaagttccaccagttccttgagtaatccttcctcttgtatgatgattgccatggagttcttgagctcaactaaactttctatcctagtccaagacttagctatagtagactagaaatcaagacttatagttttgatcactaacattgacaaacatgcttgagatagcaacgcatgcgagtttgaccgagaaatgctctaacacttttgtctacaaagattaagtctattacatgtcactatgcaaatattgatgaaaaatagaataaatctttgaatatttcgtagtattggtctttccctgatccacttctatatgaaagtactgtgtggctctgtaagatttcttatgtcgagcatttccgattaaattaataatgggttctcttgtagttaatttaattgagaattttggatacatgtttcatgtaatttgttaatgtccaaagaaatccttcttttcttgtgaaagtaaggtagctcttgttgttctttcgggaatgacattttatgggggagagttcttaattgaacttgttcttaattgccaaatctttgtggggaatgcggttgtggaatattataggagttatgttgtatctttataaactccttgatgaatacactaagtttcgactatgtgaaatcatcaaaacaagttgatatgttgttctattttggtcatgaagtatctctatgaaaatttcatgaggatcccactagttttcgtacccttgccaatttatattgacaaaaaaatggagaattaatatgtagttcacactacaaatacatatggtttacggatcattatgcacgggggagtggttttcattgtgagatgaagtattgactaagggggagtgatacatatcaccatagtattgttatcaaagttgtgatacaattggactttgatgttgtgtaataatactatgacactgtataacaatgattgagagcaactgttttctcattgttaaagatacggatcttcaacaacgatgatgctgagttgaaaatATTTAGAATCatgttggaagtgatgaagatttcgagtaatgttgaagaaccaaggagatcaagcatttggataagaagctacaaagtttatttattttgtaatccatatgtgtattgatagttttttcactaaaattgacaaagggggagattgttagagcactactcggtcgaactcgcaagcgttcctatctcaagcttgtttgacaatgttagtgattaaaactataagtcttgatttctacttatagtgatgtctcggactaggatagattgtgtagttgagcattatacttcatggcgttcatcaattgaagacgaagatactaaggagagcttgtggaacttcatcaattaaaggtatgtggagactaaaactcatctatcacttggaaagtctatttctactctatctcctatattaagacataattagtattactatatggttttcgattatgcacatttgagatttcgagctgagtttaactcgcttacatatttctctaattatgtgttggtaagctttcgcttcaacctaGTACAtcctatattcttgacgaaagtcaaaagatgatcatgtgaaaatcaccgagtaacatcttacatggtttgtgtgatacaatcatttggtgtacacttggaatgtttcgttatgattatttcagtaacttgaaaattgctttgatgctaatagtgtgtgaaaacggttatcgtcatcctctaagaaagcttcaatgattcaaatagattttagaatacttaaccattattggattatgaacatattatgcattcttgcatgtatgtgatccatgaccggaactatagtatgcatacccgtatgcgtacctattAGTTGTGGAATTCCGGTATCTAAGTACacttacccgtacgcgtactggcgaagggtttgggtccggaaatttctgctgtgtttggaagtatgcgtatccgttcgcatactggcgaacccaaactcagaccggctacttaagtatgtgtacccatttgcatacttgagtggttaaagttctaaaatcggttgtgaaatgaacaaatacatttatataataaggaatgcattctttgcaaaccgtggctataatgttcatgaattgattcgaatgaatcaaaccgattttgcttcaattgtattcttgtatacttctatgagaatatagcaattgaacaactctttaactagtttcatttgagtcatttgaataagttatggttaagataaataaggttgatatgggaGTGTTCATacagctaacctcggttaactactgttgagctaacctagtgtacacgtttaggtacggttacttaaaacTAAATGAAAGTACAttacatttttgtataacaagctaagttcgatcgaaCGGTtggaatatattagcttgaatctaatcaggttttcatctaacggtgaatattgaatgctttgttaccaaggtaacttagattgcaaaccctgatttgaaaactatataaaggagaactctagcaactgggaaacctaatccccacacctcctgtgtgatactagttgcgactagagtcacttcttctttaaccttaggtttttcaagaaaccctgtaggttaacgacttgaagacttcattgggattgtgaagccagacccaactattttctctgcagttgcgttttctgatcttgccatgttctattgtattgagtactatcttctctaagatttggtcgagattgattctccgataggcaagataaaaagtagtcacaaacatcttcgtctcatcgtttgtgattccacaatatcttttttcgctaccatgcgattaagattactgtgaggtgattgataatactaggttgttcttcgggaatataagtctggtttatcaattggttcctgtgcaccttgatttatcaaaatcttCTCATATTCTCTATAACCATCAAGCtcgtcttcgattagatcaatcctagattcgAGTTTATTCATCTTGTACTCAAGTCTTTTGGTTGAAGATTCGAGTTCACTCTTCAAAGCACGTACTTGTTCTAAGGCAAGATTCATAGTTAATGAGATTTTTTCAAAATGAGAGACAGTAGGATTCTCAGCAGAAGAGGAATCACATTTGTGTTGACACATCTCATTATCGGAGGAACCAAAACGAACATTCTTAGAGGGAAATAGAATATTCCATacatcatcttctttactggaaagagatgatgatgatatgatgGAGAAAATGGAATGCTTGCTTAAAGGAAGAAATCTTCCATACaaaagaagacataaaacaaattCCTAAAAAGTCCTTTGACAAAAATCCTAACAGAATTTAGGATATTCAAAAAAAGAGCTTTATTAGGAAAACTGTTTAATCACAGACATGGTTTTTGATTCCATACACTATAGTTCCAGAGAAGGAGGAAAAGAATAGAAAcaagacagaaaataacaaaaatctttTTACACCCTTCTTGAAGATTATAGTCCTTGTTCAAGGGAAAACAAGAACAATCTCAGAACCTATCACAAATTGTAATTTCTCCCATCCAATAATGGATCAGGTGGATTCTTACGAGAGGTTCGAGTAAGATATATTTTCAGGAGTATTATGTTGATTGATTTTACAAGAGTTTATCGAAGATAatcgatttttctttttaaaatcacAGTTACGATATGTCGAAATCTCTTGTTTTAATTCAAACAGTTGACGTTCCAGATTTTCGATCCTCTTATTTCATGcttccttttccagttgaaacatactcttcattgagtacAGATATTTAGTCAAaagatcaattttttcttctgGGGAAGTGAGACTGTGTATCATGGAACAATAATATCTGTTAGAAATACAAGAGTGATTATCAGCAAAGTAGTTGAGTGAACTTTCACAGATATCTTCTTCAGGACAATAGTCAAGAGTTCCCATCCATTCTTTGGTTAACTCACTAACCTCCTTATCAGGATAACCAGAGAGCACTTGGAACAAGTTCTATTGCCATAGTCTTTGTGAACTTTTCTatcattttcattgattgatgacgatttcttttgagactttctttttctctgtctaagaattttctttaactgttgtacAAACAACGAAAGGATTGAATTAAAGCATAACTCTGTAGCTTGGGACAAGGTGTGTCTCCCTGAGAATGAAGGTGGTCTAGGCATTAAGTTTATGAAAAGCCTTAATGATGCAGCTCTTATGAAAATGACATGGAAGACAATGGCTGAAAACTCGGTTTTTGGTAACTTTATTAAAACTCGTTTTAAAGGCGCTGCATACAAGAAATCTTCTGTGTGGCATGGATTTAAAGAGCAGTGGAGTATCATTCACTTGATCTGGTTAGTTGGGCATGGCATCAATATTGATTTCTGGAATGATGTTTGATGCACCAATATGGGTTATTCCATAGCAGAATACTCGGAGTTAGATAAATCGAATTTGCACAACTATGTTGCAGAGTTTATTATTGAATGGGAGTGGTATTTACCTTCGTACATTCCTGAGTTGGAAGGCCATGTGCGACAGTTGATAAGGGATACCCCTTTTGCTTCTCACAAATAATATAAACAAGTGCGGACTGCAAGTAAGTATGGTTGTATCACAATGAAGGATGCCTATGATTATTACATGCCTAGAGTTACTGGAAATCTGGATTTCAGGGATTTGTGGTCTATAAAAGTTCCTCTTAGACGTGCATACATTGCTTGGAAGATAATGCACAACAGAATTGCTACTGATGATAATGTGAAGACACAGGGAGTTGATGCAGCGAACTGTTGCAACTTATGTCCCTCTTCTTGTTGCAAGAAACTCAATCTCATCTATTCTTTGACTGTGTATTTGCTAACTCTCTTTGGAGATGGATTATGCAGGTGTTTAGACATCAGCTGGATTGTAAAAGTGTCAGCTTGTTATGTACCTCTATTAGAAATTTCGTGGGATGCTCTCAAACTAAAACTCTTTTTTGGATAGCTATGGTAAGCTTTCTTTGGCTCATTTGGTTTTGTCGAAATAAACTCAGGTTTGAGCACTGCCTTATTTCCTCCAATCAAGCCATTACTCATTTGAAAAACCTAATTGTTGAGTCGAGTAGGCATAGTGGTGGTTTCTCCTTTAATACTTCTGTAGacaagatcattcttgatttcctgGGCATTAAGAGTCTACCTCCTAAGATGCCAAAAGCTATCTCGGTTAAATGGAAATCTCGTATTCCTGGTTGGATTAAAGCCAACATAGATGGCTGCTCTATTGGTAATCCAGGTCCTTCCGGATGTGGGATGGTGTTTCGCGACTCTCATGGTTTGGATAAAGGTTGCTTAGCTCAAAACTTGGGTTTTAAT includes the following:
- the LOC113291932 gene encoding uncharacterized protein LOC113291932, whose protein sequence is MKDAYDYYMPRVTGNLDFRDLWSIKVPLRRAYIAWKIMHNRIATDDNVKTQGVDAANCCNLCPSSCCKKLNLIYSLTVYLLTLFGDGLCRFEHCLISSNQAITHLKNLIVESSRHSGGFSFNTSVDKIILDFLGIKSLPPKMPKAISVKWKSRIPGWIKANIDGCSIGNPGPSGCGMVFRDSHGLDKGCLAQNLGFNNSSWAELYGAIYALRLACAKRIQRLWLECDSIFVLQAIKNPDLVTWTLSTHWSNCLKFASSIKFVCTHIYREGNSVVGLLAKHGALVKSRWWIEPPNFTRRKLLIDNSILPLYRFRNM